In a single window of the Streptomyces sp. NBC_00353 genome:
- the hemG gene encoding protoporphyrinogen oxidase encodes MQRSTNRVDTGTGHVVVIGGGIAGLAAAHRLLATGLRVTLLEATGRLGGKLMTGDIAGTQVDLGAESMLARRPEAVDLAHAVGLGDRLQPPATATAAVWTRGELRPMPKGHVMGVPGDPAALGGVLSPEGLARIAQERDLTPTAVGDDVAVGAYVADRLGREVVDRLVEPLLGGVYAGDAYRLSMRAAVPQLFEVAREGGSLLDGVQRIQQQAAARRSTGPVFQGIDGGIGTLPEAVADAVRAGGGEILTATPVLGLTRTTDGWDIRTDTRVITADGIVLATPAWSASTLLAAESPAASVELAGVEYASMALVTLAFRRSDVAATGALDGRSGFLVPPVDGRTIKASTFSTHKWQWVADAAPDLFVLRTSVGRYGEEDHLHREDTELVDVSLRDLAEATGLAAKPVDTEVTRWIGGLPQYPVGHLTRVARIRDEVAKLPALRVCGAVYDGVGIPACIASAHRAADEIAADLAGEIIATPTLVQGTRSEAGQ; translated from the coding sequence ATGCAGCGTTCAACAAACCGCGTGGACACAGGTACGGGTCATGTCGTCGTCATCGGCGGCGGCATCGCCGGACTCGCCGCCGCCCACCGGCTCCTGGCCACCGGGCTGCGGGTCACCCTCCTGGAGGCGACCGGCCGGCTCGGCGGCAAGCTCATGACCGGTGACATCGCGGGCACCCAGGTCGATCTGGGTGCGGAGTCGATGCTGGCCAGACGGCCGGAGGCGGTCGACCTGGCACACGCCGTCGGGCTCGGTGACCGGCTGCAGCCGCCCGCCACGGCCACGGCGGCGGTCTGGACACGCGGCGAACTGCGGCCGATGCCCAAGGGCCATGTGATGGGCGTGCCCGGCGACCCGGCCGCGCTCGGCGGAGTGCTGTCGCCGGAGGGCCTCGCCCGCATCGCGCAGGAGCGGGACCTCACTCCGACCGCCGTCGGCGACGACGTCGCGGTCGGTGCGTACGTAGCCGACCGGCTGGGCCGCGAGGTCGTCGACCGGCTCGTGGAACCGCTGCTCGGCGGGGTGTACGCGGGCGACGCCTACCGGCTCTCGATGCGTGCCGCCGTACCGCAGCTCTTCGAGGTGGCCCGGGAGGGCGGCTCGCTGCTCGACGGCGTACAGCGCATCCAGCAGCAGGCGGCGGCGCGCCGGTCCACCGGCCCGGTCTTCCAGGGCATCGACGGAGGCATCGGCACCCTGCCGGAGGCGGTCGCCGACGCCGTGCGCGCGGGGGGCGGCGAGATCCTCACCGCCACGCCCGTGCTGGGTCTGACCCGCACCACCGACGGCTGGGACATCCGCACCGACACCCGGGTGATCACCGCCGACGGCATCGTCCTCGCCACCCCCGCCTGGTCCGCCTCCACGCTGCTCGCCGCCGAGTCCCCGGCCGCCTCCGTCGAGCTGGCGGGCGTCGAGTACGCGTCTATGGCGTTGGTCACCCTGGCGTTCCGGCGCTCCGATGTGGCTGCCACGGGCGCCCTCGACGGGCGCTCCGGCTTCCTCGTACCGCCGGTCGACGGCCGCACCATCAAGGCCTCCACCTTCTCCACCCATAAATGGCAGTGGGTCGCCGACGCAGCCCCCGACCTGTTCGTCCTGCGCACCTCCGTCGGCCGGTACGGGGAGGAGGACCATCTGCACCGCGAGGACACCGAACTCGTCGACGTCTCGCTGCGCGACCTCGCCGAGGCGACCGGACTCGCCGCGAAGCCGGTGGACACCGAGGTCACCCGGTGGATCGGCGGCCTGCCCCAGTACCCCGTCGGCCATCTGACGCGGGTCGCCCGGATCCGCGACGAGGTCGCCAAGCTGCCGGCACTGCGGGTCTGCGGAGCGGTGTACGACGGCGTCGGCATCCCGGCCTGCATCGCCAGTGCCCACCGGGCCGCGGACGAGATCGCCGCCGATCTCGCGGGAGAGATCATTGCCACTCCCACCCTGGTTCAGGGCACACGGAGCGAGGCGGGACAATAG
- a CDS encoding DUF4349 domain-containing protein — protein MQPGRHPDRSSAHRLRAGLAAGTLAALLTLSGCGAGDSSDSSKSAAADGKYAAPRAERGDAAAGAADQGSAGSSSAEKKKPSALSAPHVIRKASLSVEVKSVPKAVAAARAAVESAGGLVASESTQRLDATHEESHIVLRVPQADYDAVLQELAGGGKLLSRTTTAKDVTDQVVDVESRIATQRASVTRVRKLMDRADKLADVVTLEGELSNRQAELESLLAQQESLKDRTTLATITLSLSEPESPSNSKDDDDPGFLDALGGGWHAFVTMVRWIAMAVGAAAPFLAAAAGLLLLGRLLRTWLARRRVPQEPQASRPDEQAPAAPQAPPAP, from the coding sequence ATGCAGCCAGGACGCCACCCGGACCGCTCGTCCGCCCACCGCTTGCGCGCGGGCCTCGCCGCCGGGACGCTCGCCGCACTCCTCACGCTGAGCGGCTGCGGGGCGGGCGACAGCTCGGACAGCAGCAAGAGCGCAGCGGCAGACGGCAAGTACGCGGCCCCGCGCGCGGAACGCGGCGACGCGGCCGCCGGGGCGGCGGACCAGGGATCCGCCGGGAGCAGCTCGGCGGAGAAGAAGAAGCCCTCCGCGCTGTCCGCCCCCCATGTCATCCGCAAGGCCTCGCTCTCCGTCGAGGTGAAGAGTGTGCCGAAGGCGGTCGCGGCCGCCCGAGCGGCGGTGGAGAGTGCGGGCGGTCTGGTGGCGAGCGAGTCCACCCAACGGCTCGACGCCACGCATGAGGAGTCGCACATCGTGCTGCGGGTGCCGCAGGCCGATTACGACGCCGTGCTGCAGGAGCTGGCGGGTGGCGGGAAGCTGCTGTCCCGGACGACGACGGCGAAGGACGTCACCGATCAGGTCGTCGACGTGGAGAGCCGGATAGCCACCCAGCGGGCGAGCGTCACCCGGGTGCGGAAGCTGATGGACCGGGCCGACAAGCTCGCCGATGTGGTCACTCTGGAAGGGGAACTGAGCAACCGTCAGGCCGAGCTGGAGTCGCTCCTCGCCCAGCAGGAGTCGCTGAAGGACCGCACCACCCTGGCGACTATCACACTCAGCCTCTCCGAGCCGGAGTCCCCGTCGAACAGCAAGGACGACGACGATCCGGGGTTCCTGGACGCGCTCGGCGGCGGATGGCACGCGTTCGTGACGATGGTGCGGTGGATCGCGATGGCCGTGGGGGCGGCAGCGCCGTTCCTGGCCGCGGCAGCGGGGCTGCTGCTGCTCGGACGGCTGCTGCGCACCTGGCTCGCCCGACGCCGGGTGCCGCAGGAGCCCCAGGCGTCCCGGCCTGACGAGCAGGCTCCCGCAGCACCGCAGGCTCCGCCCGCCCCCTGA
- a CDS encoding FAD-dependent oxidoreductase, with the protein MTAERLVVIGADAAGMSAASQARRLKGPEELSIVAFERGHFTSYSACGIPYWVSGDVTERDDLIARSPEEHRARAIDLRMRTEVTEIDVAGQRVRALDRESGETYWTGFDKLVIATGARPVRPALPGMDAAGVHGVQTLDDGQGLLDSLDRAPGRRAVVVGAGYIGVEMAEALLKRGFEVTVLNRGEQPMATLDPDMGRLVHDAMDGLGITTVNRAEVTKILTGADGRVTAVASNDASHPADVVVLGIGVEPETTLARAAGLPVGPHGGLLTDLSMRVVGHDNIWAGGDCVEVLDLVAGRTRHIALGTHANKHGQIIGANVGGGYGTFPGVVGTAVSKVCDLEIARTGLREKDARAVGLRFVTATIESTGRAGYYPGAQPMTVKMLAEYRTGRLLGVQIVGRDGAAKRVDIAAVALTAGMTVEQMTALDLGYAPPFSPVWDPVLVAARKAVTAVRQAGTA; encoded by the coding sequence ATGACAGCGGAGCGACTGGTGGTCATCGGCGCGGACGCGGCGGGCATGTCCGCCGCGTCCCAGGCCCGCAGGCTCAAGGGACCGGAGGAGCTGAGCATCGTCGCCTTCGAGCGGGGCCACTTCACCTCGTACTCCGCCTGCGGGATCCCGTACTGGGTCAGCGGCGACGTGACGGAACGGGACGACCTCATCGCCCGTTCGCCCGAGGAGCACCGGGCCCGCGCCATCGACCTGCGGATGCGCACCGAGGTGACGGAGATCGATGTCGCCGGGCAGCGGGTGCGGGCGCTCGACCGGGAGAGCGGGGAGACCTACTGGACCGGCTTCGACAAGCTGGTGATCGCGACGGGGGCCCGGCCGGTGCGTCCGGCCCTGCCCGGCATGGACGCGGCGGGGGTGCACGGCGTGCAGACCCTGGACGACGGCCAGGGTCTGCTCGACTCCCTGGACCGGGCGCCGGGGCGGCGCGCGGTCGTCGTCGGCGCCGGATACATCGGTGTCGAGATGGCGGAGGCGCTGCTGAAGCGCGGATTCGAGGTGACGGTCCTCAACCGCGGCGAGCAGCCGATGGCGACGCTCGACCCCGACATGGGGCGCCTGGTCCACGACGCGATGGACGGGTTGGGCATCACGACGGTGAACCGGGCCGAGGTCACCAAGATCCTCACCGGAGCGGACGGCCGCGTGACCGCGGTCGCCTCGAACGACGCGAGCCACCCGGCGGATGTGGTGGTGCTCGGCATCGGTGTCGAACCGGAGACGACGCTGGCCCGCGCGGCCGGCCTGCCGGTCGGCCCGCACGGCGGTCTGCTCACCGATCTGTCGATGCGGGTCGTCGGACACGACAACATCTGGGCGGGCGGCGACTGCGTGGAGGTTCTCGACCTGGTGGCGGGCCGCACCCGCCATATCGCGCTGGGCACCCATGCCAACAAACACGGCCAGATCATCGGGGCCAATGTCGGCGGCGGCTACGGGACGTTCCCGGGGGTGGTGGGTACCGCGGTCAGCAAGGTCTGCGATCTGGAGATCGCCCGGACGGGGCTGCGCGAGAAGGACGCCCGCGCGGTGGGGCTGCGGTTCGTCACGGCGACCATCGAGTCGACGGGCCGGGCAGGTTACTACCCGGGCGCCCAGCCGATGACGGTGAAGATGCTCGCGGAGTACCGCACGGGCCGGCTGCTCGGGGTGCAGATCGTGGGCCGGGACGGGGCGGCGAAGCGGGTGGACATCGCCGCGGTCGCGCTCACCGCAGGGATGACGGTGGAACAGATGACGGCGCTCGACCTCGGGTACGCCCCGCCCTTCTCGCCGGTCTGGGACCCCGTTCTGGTGGCGGCGCGGAAGGCGGTGACGGCGGTACGGCAGGCGGGCACCGCCTGA
- the hemE gene encoding uroporphyrinogen decarboxylase produces MSANDRPSGQQTKTSATHESAFLKACRREPVPHTPVWFMRQAGRSLPEYLKVREGIAMLDSCMMPELVTEITLQPVRRHKVDAAIYFSDIVVPLKAIGIDLDIKPGVGPVIADPIRTRADLARLRDLTPEDVHYVTEAIGMLTAELGPTPLIGFAGAPFTLASYLVEGGPSRNHERTKAMMYGEPELWAELLDRLAEITGAFLKVQIEAGASAVQLFDSWVGALAPADYRRSVMPASAKVFDAVAPYGVPRIHFGVGTGELLGLMGEAGADVVGVDWRVPMDEGARRVGPGKALQGNLDPAVLFAPTATVEAKAREVLDAAAGLEGHVFNLGHGVMPTTDPDALTRLVEYVHTQTAR; encoded by the coding sequence GTGAGTGCCAACGATCGCCCCTCGGGCCAGCAGACGAAGACCTCCGCCACCCATGAGTCGGCGTTCCTGAAGGCATGCCGCCGCGAGCCGGTGCCGCACACGCCGGTCTGGTTCATGCGTCAGGCAGGGCGGTCGCTGCCCGAGTACCTCAAGGTGCGCGAGGGCATCGCCATGCTCGACTCCTGCATGATGCCGGAGCTGGTCACCGAGATCACGCTGCAGCCCGTCCGCCGCCACAAGGTCGACGCGGCGATCTACTTCAGCGACATCGTCGTCCCGCTCAAGGCCATCGGGATCGACCTCGACATCAAGCCCGGTGTCGGCCCGGTCATCGCCGACCCGATCCGGACCCGCGCCGATCTGGCCCGGCTGCGGGACCTCACGCCGGAGGACGTCCACTACGTCACCGAAGCCATCGGCATGCTCACCGCCGAGCTCGGCCCGACGCCGCTCATCGGATTCGCCGGTGCGCCGTTCACTCTCGCGAGCTACCTCGTGGAGGGCGGTCCGTCCCGCAACCACGAGCGCACCAAGGCCATGATGTACGGCGAGCCGGAGCTCTGGGCCGAGCTCCTCGACCGGCTGGCCGAGATCACCGGTGCGTTCCTGAAGGTGCAGATCGAGGCGGGCGCCTCGGCCGTGCAGCTCTTCGACTCCTGGGTCGGCGCGCTCGCCCCCGCCGACTACCGCCGCTCCGTGATGCCGGCCTCCGCGAAGGTCTTCGACGCCGTCGCCCCGTACGGTGTCCCGCGCATCCACTTCGGTGTCGGCACCGGTGAGCTGCTCGGGCTGATGGGCGAGGCGGGCGCGGATGTCGTCGGCGTTGACTGGCGGGTCCCGATGGACGAGGGCGCGCGCCGGGTCGGACCCGGCAAGGCGCTTCAGGGCAACCTCGACCCGGCGGTGCTGTTCGCGCCGACGGCGACGGTGGAGGCGAAAGCGCGCGAGGTGCTGGACGCGGCCGCCGGTCTGGAGGGCCATGTCTTCAACCTGGGGCACGGTGTGATGCCGACGACCGACCCGGACGCGCTGACGCGGCTCGTCGAGTACGTACACACGCAGACCGCTCGCTGA
- a CDS encoding DUF3000 domain-containing protein, with product MAPAQGQFSEQSDGADSKDSAEGSSVPPAFRSAVEALRSARLRPELEVEPTRPPQRLAPYAYAVEAAVVDGEDDLADGRLVLLHDPAGHEAWHGTFRLVTLVRAELEPEMASDPLLPEVCWSWLTGALEARGLSYGEAGGTVTRAGSHYFGALSERRPATQIEIRASWTPREGRGGAPDTAAHLVAWGDLLCQIAGLPPSGPADAAVVTLPQRRGPQVP from the coding sequence ATGGCTCCGGCTCAGGGACAATTTTCCGAACAATCCGATGGCGCTGACAGCAAGGACAGTGCGGAGGGCAGTTCCGTCCCGCCCGCGTTCCGGTCGGCGGTGGAAGCATTGCGCTCGGCGCGGCTCCGCCCCGAGCTGGAAGTGGAGCCGACTCGGCCGCCTCAGCGTCTCGCTCCGTACGCGTACGCCGTGGAGGCGGCGGTCGTCGACGGCGAGGACGATCTCGCGGACGGCCGCCTTGTGCTGCTCCACGATCCGGCCGGGCACGAAGCCTGGCACGGCACGTTCCGTCTGGTGACGCTGGTCCGCGCCGAGCTGGAGCCGGAGATGGCTTCCGACCCGCTGCTGCCGGAGGTGTGCTGGTCCTGGCTGACCGGTGCGCTGGAGGCGCGCGGCCTGTCGTACGGGGAGGCGGGCGGCACGGTCACCCGGGCAGGTTCGCACTACTTCGGTGCGCTGTCCGAGCGGCGCCCGGCGACGCAGATCGAGATCCGGGCGTCCTGGACCCCGCGCGAGGGGCGGGGTGGGGCGCCGGACACGGCGGCGCATCTGGTGGCGTGGGGGGATCTGCTGTGCCAGATCGCCGGTCTGCCGCCGTCGGGTCCGGCCGACGCGGCGGTGGTGACGCTGCCTCAGCGGCGCGGCCCGCAGGTTCCGTAG
- a CDS encoding helix-turn-helix transcriptional regulator, protein MSVLLEQPASLVAYRPNKPTAMVVVADPRVRSTVTRHLWALGVRDVIEASSIAEARPRVGNPRDICVADVHLPDGSGLTLLSETRAAGWPNGLALSAADDIGAVRNALAGGVKGYVVTGTRTNIGHPTRPGVAPIGANAARMHRRPPGTPSHPGGYRELSGREVEVLRLVAEGQSNKAIGVSMGLSALTVKSHLARIARKLGTGDRAGMVAVALRTGIIH, encoded by the coding sequence GTGTCCGTTCTCCTCGAGCAGCCCGCAAGCCTGGTCGCCTACCGCCCGAACAAGCCGACGGCCATGGTCGTCGTGGCCGACCCGCGCGTCCGTTCCACCGTCACCCGCCATCTGTGGGCACTCGGAGTACGTGACGTCATCGAGGCGTCGTCCATCGCGGAGGCCCGTCCCCGCGTCGGCAACCCGCGCGACATCTGTGTTGCCGACGTCCATCTGCCCGACGGTTCCGGGCTGACCCTGCTGTCCGAAACCCGAGCCGCCGGCTGGCCGAACGGCCTCGCCCTCTCCGCCGCCGATGACATCGGCGCCGTACGCAACGCCCTCGCGGGCGGCGTGAAGGGCTATGTCGTCACCGGCACACGCACCAATATCGGCCACCCCACCCGCCCCGGCGTCGCTCCCATCGGCGCCAATGCCGCCCGTATGCACCGCCGGCCCCCCGGCACCCCGAGCCACCCGGGCGGCTACCGCGAACTGTCCGGCCGCGAGGTGGAGGTCCTCCGGCTGGTCGCCGAAGGGCAGTCCAACAAGGCCATCGGTGTCTCCATGGGGCTGTCCGCCCTGACCGTCAAGAGCCACCTCGCCCGTATCGCCCGCAAGCTCGGCACCGGAGACCGCGCCGGAATGGTCGCCGTGGCCCTGCGCACGGGCATCATCCACTGA
- a CDS encoding ribonuclease D codes for MTDAQETAADTSLRTTGGAPPDDVAPAPIPLLEPREGIPPVVASDDALARVVAAFAAGTGPVAVDAERASGYRYGQRAYLVQLRRDGAGSALIDPVGCPDLTSLGEALRGSEWILHAATQDLPCLREIGMTPTELFDTELAGRLAGFPRVGLGAMVENVLGYALEKGHSAVDWSTRPLPDPWLRYAALDVELLIDLRNALEEELERQGKLEWAQEEFDAIASAPPAPPRKDPWRRTSGMHKVRRRRQMAVVRELWNARDQVAQRRDISPGKVLGDGAIIEAALSLPPNTQALTTLPGFGHRMGRRQLEQWQAAIDRAKALPEAELPQPGQPLLGPPPPRSWADKDPAAAARLSAARAAVSELAERLHMPQENLITPDTVRRVCWEPPKNPTPDAVEDALTTYGARRWQIEQVAPLLLRALTSATA; via the coding sequence GTGACCGACGCCCAAGAGACCGCAGCAGACACTTCACTGCGAACCACCGGGGGCGCTCCCCCGGACGACGTCGCCCCGGCGCCGATCCCCTTGCTCGAACCTCGCGAGGGCATTCCCCCGGTGGTGGCCTCCGACGACGCCCTCGCCCGGGTGGTCGCGGCTTTCGCCGCGGGCACCGGCCCCGTCGCCGTCGATGCCGAGCGCGCATCCGGCTACCGCTACGGCCAGCGCGCCTATCTCGTACAGCTGCGGCGTGACGGCGCGGGCAGCGCCCTGATCGACCCGGTCGGCTGCCCCGACCTGACGTCGCTCGGCGAGGCGCTGCGCGGCAGCGAGTGGATCCTGCACGCCGCCACCCAGGACCTGCCCTGCCTGCGCGAAATAGGGATGACTCCCACCGAACTCTTCGACACGGAGCTCGCCGGACGGCTGGCGGGCTTCCCGCGGGTCGGCCTCGGCGCGATGGTCGAGAACGTGCTCGGCTACGCGCTGGAGAAGGGGCACTCCGCCGTCGACTGGTCCACCCGCCCGCTGCCCGACCCCTGGCTGCGCTACGCCGCGCTCGATGTCGAGCTGCTGATCGATCTGCGCAACGCCCTGGAGGAGGAGCTCGAACGGCAGGGCAAGCTGGAGTGGGCGCAGGAGGAGTTCGACGCGATCGCCTCGGCACCGCCCGCTCCCCCGCGCAAGGACCCGTGGCGCCGCACGTCCGGTATGCACAAGGTGCGTCGCCGCCGTCAGATGGCGGTCGTACGGGAGCTGTGGAACGCCCGTGACCAGGTCGCGCAGCGCCGGGACATCTCGCCCGGCAAGGTCCTCGGTGACGGCGCGATCATCGAGGCGGCCCTCTCCCTCCCGCCGAACACCCAGGCGCTGACCACCCTCCCGGGCTTCGGCCACCGCATGGGCCGGCGTCAGCTGGAGCAGTGGCAGGCGGCCATCGACCGGGCCAAGGCGCTCCCCGAGGCCGAGCTCCCGCAGCCCGGCCAGCCCCTCCTGGGCCCGCCGCCGCCGCGCTCCTGGGCGGACAAGGACCCGGCGGCCGCCGCCCGGCTCTCGGCGGCCCGCGCCGCGGTGTCGGAGCTGGCCGAGCGGCTGCACATGCCGCAGGAGAACCTGATCACGCCGGACACCGTGCGCCGGGTCTGCTGGGAGCCGCCGAAGAACCCGACACCGGACGCGGTCGAGGACGCACTCACCACGTACGGGGCCCGGCGCTGGCAGATCGAACAGGTCGCGCCGCTCCTGCTGCGCGCCCTGACGTCGGCGACCGCCTGA
- a CDS encoding thiolase family protein, translated as MPRTIRDVVFVDGVRTPFGKAGPKGIYHETRADDLVVKAIRELLRRNPDLDPARIDEVAIAATTQIGDQGLTLGRTAGILAGLPQSVPGYSIDRMCAGALTAVTSTAGSIAFGAYDVVVAGGVEHMGRHPMGEGVDPNPRFVSEKLVDESALFMGMTAENLHDRYPQITKLRADEYAVRSQEKAAKAYANGKIQQDLVPVSVRRTNAEAGETGWGLVTADEPMRPGTTLESLAGLKTPFRPHGRVTAGNAAGLNDGATASLLAAEDVARELGLPVKMRLVSYAFAGVEPEVMGYGPIPSTEKALAKAGLSIGDIGLFEINEAFAVQVLAFLEHYGIADDDARVNQYGGAIAYGHPLASSGVRLMTQLARQFEEQPQVRYGLTTMCVGFGMGATVIWENPNFDGGNK; from the coding sequence GTGCCTCGTACCATCCGGGACGTCGTCTTCGTCGACGGCGTCCGCACCCCGTTCGGCAAAGCGGGCCCGAAGGGCATCTACCACGAGACCCGCGCCGACGATCTCGTCGTGAAGGCCATCCGGGAGCTGCTGCGCCGCAACCCGGACCTGGACCCGGCCCGTATCGACGAGGTCGCCATCGCCGCGACCACCCAGATCGGCGACCAGGGCCTGACGCTGGGCCGGACCGCCGGAATCCTGGCCGGTCTGCCGCAGTCCGTCCCCGGTTACTCCATCGACCGCATGTGTGCGGGCGCCCTGACCGCCGTCACGTCGACGGCCGGTTCCATCGCCTTCGGCGCGTACGACGTCGTTGTCGCCGGTGGCGTCGAGCACATGGGCCGCCACCCGATGGGCGAGGGCGTCGACCCGAACCCGCGCTTCGTATCGGAGAAGCTGGTCGACGAGTCCGCCCTGTTCATGGGCATGACCGCGGAGAACCTGCACGACCGGTACCCGCAGATCACCAAGCTCCGCGCCGACGAGTACGCGGTCCGCTCGCAGGAGAAGGCCGCCAAGGCGTACGCCAACGGCAAGATCCAGCAGGACCTGGTGCCGGTCTCCGTGCGCCGCACCAACGCCGAGGCAGGCGAGACGGGCTGGGGCCTGGTCACCGCCGACGAGCCGATGCGTCCGGGTACCACGCTGGAGTCCCTGGCCGGTCTGAAGACCCCGTTCCGCCCCCACGGCCGCGTCACCGCCGGTAACGCCGCGGGTCTCAACGACGGCGCCACCGCCTCGCTGCTCGCCGCCGAGGACGTCGCCCGCGAGCTCGGCCTCCCGGTCAAGATGCGCCTCGTCTCGTACGCCTTCGCCGGTGTCGAGCCCGAGGTCATGGGGTACGGCCCGATCCCGTCGACGGAGAAGGCCCTCGCCAAGGCCGGTCTGTCGATCGGTGACATCGGCCTGTTCGAGATCAACGAGGCGTTCGCCGTCCAGGTGCTCGCCTTCCTCGAGCACTACGGCATCGCCGACGACGACGCGCGCGTCAACCAGTACGGCGGCGCCATTGCGTACGGTCACCCGCTGGCCTCCTCCGGTGTGCGTCTGATGACGCAGCTGGCCCGTCAGTTCGAGGAGCAGCCGCAGGTTCGCTACGGCCTGACCACCATGTGCGTCGGCTTCGGCATGGGCGCGACGGTCATCTGGGAGAACCCGAACTTCGACGGAGGCAACAAGTGA